Part of the Paenibacillus terrae HPL-003 genome is shown below.
TTTAAATCTCTAAATCCTTTTACTTTTTTAGTGCTGTCTGATAGTTTTGTTTTCATCAAAACTCCTCCAGTCGTCTATGTATAATAGATCACGTTGCTCCCATGGATACTATCCCCCAAACCATAAGAATTAAGAGATTACACCGTGATGATATATATATATCGGTAGAAAGCGCTTGATTTTTATAAGAGAAATAACAGTACTGCTAAAATAAAGAATATTCATTCAAGGAAAGTGAGCTTGAGATTGATAAATGTATATCATCCATGGATACACTGCTTCACCGTCTGATCATTTTGCTTATCAAGTTTACTGGATATGATGAAGAGTCGAACCGCTGCTTTACCCTAACGCAAAATACCCCATCGCTTCTATTAAGCAATGGGGCACAAACCTTTTTAATAGTCCCGGTTAACCATATAATTCATTAGATGCTTCAGAAAAGCGATGTTGCGGGGTACCTCTTTCAACGCTTCCATAGCAAGACAGTAGTGTTCCCACATCTCTTTACTGGCACCTTCCTGACCCAGGATGGATACGAAATTCGAATGGTTGTTCTCAGAATCCTGACCAATAGGTTTTCCGAGTAAGAGCTGATCTCCTTCCACATCAAGCAAATCATCTTTAATCTGAAAAGCAATCCCCGCATGATAAGCGAATTTCTTCAAAGCAGCAATTTCCGGCTCCTTGACTTGTGCAAGCATGGCAGGCATCACCAGACAAGCCTCAAATGCCACTCCGGTTTTGTAAAAGCACACCATATTTAACTGCTCCAGTGTCAATTCCTTTCCTTTGGCATCCAGATCCATCGCCTGTCCCATACACATATCTTCTGCCTTTTGGGCCGAGTATAGTATCAAAGCAAGTACAGTCTCAGCATTAAACTGATCAAGTGACGATTGTTCCCCAATCGCCTTCTGAATCAGATACAATCCGGTTAATTCCGCGGTAGCGCTATTATGCACCTGATGCAAGGTCTGACGCCCTCTGCGGGTAGATGCATTATCCTGAGAAGGCAGATCATCGAAGATCAAGGATGCGGTATGCATATACTCCAATGATCGTAGCAGTGGTACAATTGCCGATGCGTCCAGTCCGTATTCGTTTACGCCCATGACCCAAGTCAATATAGGCCGTATCCGCTTCCCATCCCCTTCGAGACTGTAATTTGCTGCATCAATAAGCTGCTCTTTCATCGCTGGAATCCCATGAGGTTTGGTAATTTTCAATTGGTTGTTAATCTGATGGCGAACCGTTGTGATCGTATTAAAAAAATCTTCCTTTTCTTTCGAATCGTTTTTCAGATGGGTAATCATCTGGTCCCGAAGCAGTTTATCGAAGAAATCTACATCATCCGCTTGTCGCACCATCTGCTGGATGAGACGATTGAATTCCGGATTTCCGGATGCAAAGATCTCCATCATTTCATTATACATTTCAGTACCTACACGCTCTTTATAACGTTTGAGTCCATTCATTGCACGATCCAGTATCACCTCACAGGCCATGGCATCGGAATCATACACGTTATGGATCAAATAGGAAATGACCACCCAGTATAACTCAAAGGGGTTGATTAGATCCGAACGCTGTTCATGGTATTTTAAATAGTAGGTATAGGGCGTTACCGCACCGTCTCTCATATCGTCAACCATATCCGCAAAATCATCAGCTAACTGGTTATAGATACCATAAAAGAATGTTCGTTGCTCAAAGCCCTCATCCTCAGGAGCACCAATCACGGAACGGACAATCAATCGGGAAGAAGCAGATTTTAAAATGACAGGTATATAAAGCTCTTCATTGGTGTAATTAGCATGCGTTAGGTCCTTGACGCGGTCGATATCCTGAGCATGAAAAAAGACATAGGACTGCTCGAAAAATATCTGCTGTGTGTCCGGCCGCTGATGTTGCTTAATATATTCAAAAGCATCCGAGAGCTCTGCGTGTATAAATTGAAACAACTTCATATGATTTCCGTTCCAGTCGCCCAGCTCAGGCACAGTACCAGTAAGAAGCGCGGCACGTATCATACGGGAGTATTGTTCTTTCTCTTGTACAGTCAAAACCTGGGAATCGAGCAGATCGTCAATGAAAGGATAGGTTAGACCATAGGAATAACCAAGCCTAATGGCTTCATCCAGTCTGCGAGCACGTTCTGCAGGTGATACGTTATCGTCCATTTCTTCCATCACATGCAAAATAACCCCGATTATGATCTTAATCAGTTTGCGCTGGGCCTGCTCTGCATCCATTTCCTTCGGAATATGGGAGGATACAGACCTAAGTTTGTTGATTACCCAGATCGTAGCGGTTTCTATGCCTTCCTTCTGGGCCCACCGATACACCCCGGCCAAATTCATAAATTCGGGCTGGTCTTCCTCGTTTGCACTGGTGGATTGAATCAAGTGTTTTTTTATGTCAGCAATGACACGCTTAATCCGGTTCTGTGTATCAGGAGAATTCAGAGCTTTGCCTAAATCCCTCATATAAATATAGGAGACGCTTCGATCCAGGTAATCATCCAATTTGCCTGTATAATTCAGCCATTGAATGTATTTATGATAATCCCGAGTATCAGGCTTTTTCTTTGCCCGCGAAAAGAAGGATAGCCATGAAGCATAATGAATATGATTCCTTTTCCACATTTGGATATCCTCTGTCAAGGCAGTCACATAAGTCTTGTCTACGACCTGTGCATAAAGTGATGCAAAATACTGAACCGCCTTCTGCTCAGCCAGCTGATACCCTGTATTGGCATGATTTATAAATTTCTCATTCATACGATGCATTACCTCAACTTCTATTTTTGTTAAACATGGTTGTATTTCTTCCCTGACGGGAACGGATTCGGATCATGTTTTTATCTTTATACGGGAAAGAATCTGTGAGGTTACGAAATTATCATGCTGCTTACCGAAACATCTTGCCTAGACTTCTGCTCCCAGATTCCTTAAACGAATGGATAGGAAGCCAAATCTTTTTCAGATTATATCCTTCTATAAATATGCTACAATTTCAGGGGAGAGCGAAATAATGATGAGGAGGCATAACATTGAGTATTAGTTTAGTTAAAGGACAGAAGATAGACCTAACAAAAAATAATCCGCACTTATCCGTACTAAAAGTAGGTCTCGGATGGGACCCTATGAAGGGCAGAACAATGGATATTGATGCGTCAGTACTTCTTCTTAATGAGAACGGCAAGCTGACCCAAAAGAATAACCTAGTGTACTTTGGAAATAAGAATAGCCCTTGTGGGGCCGTCGTACATGGTGGTGACAACTTAACAGGACATGGTGACGGTGATGATGAAGTCATTACCGTATCTCTCCAACAACTACCTCCTGAGGTGCACAGAGTGATATTTATTGTGAATATATTTCGTTTTTTTAGTTTTGGTAGACGTAAGGATTTCAGTATGGTGAACAATGCTTATATTCGGATATTGGATGCGTCCCAAGCTGAAGAGATTCTCCGATACAACTTGACGGAGGACTATCAAGGAATGTGTAGTATACGTGTAGGTGAGGTTTACCGTTATGGGAGTGAGTGGAAATTCGGTGCTCTTGGGGAAGGAAGTACCATTACCTCCCTGAAGGATCTTGTCAAAACGTATGAATAAGCATCATGTTTTTTGTTTTTAAACGACAAACCCACGTCGGACGTGGGTTTTTACACTAACTCTTCAACAGCCACCTTCGTCAAAATAACTCGTCCAGATTGTACCCTCTTCTGTAACCTGAACACTCTGGATACCGTCCCCAAGCAGCAGTTCATTCACGGTGTGGCCTTCATAATCAATGATTTTACCATTTAAATCGTATTGGCTGGGTCCATAATAATGACAGCGTGCCCCGACGAGTAACAAATGATGATTTAGAGGCTGTACATAATGATAGTTAAACTGCTGCCCCTCAATACACACTTCTTCAATGTTATTGTCTATGATTAGTACCTTGTAAGTATGTCTGTCTTTCAATGAGACAGGCGGAAACATCCCCCGCACTCGTTCTGGGATTTTATCAATCAGCAGACTATACACGCGTCCATCAGGGCCAAATTGGGTCGAAACGATCTCGAATCCTTTAATATAGTTGGAAATATCGACAACTGAATGAAGCTGGATATATGGATGTGACAATGTAACTCCTCCTCTGAAAGATCCATGAAGTAAAAGTGTTATTGATTATGGGCTCCATTATTTTGTCATAACCGCATGGTTCTGAGTAGGGCGGAAGTAGGGCGATATTATGAAGTAATCCCAAGAGATGAATCGTCATGAAAAAATATAAGGAACAAAAAAAGCTGGGTTCTGCTTAATAAGAAAAGCAACCCAGCTTGATCTTTATAGATGTTCCCCTTAGAGTGTTTGGTCCTTTTCGACCTTCTTCCATAAAGCCTCGATTAGTTCATCAATCGTCTCCTTCATCGACAGCATCTCGCTCCACCGACGGGGAATACCACTTAGCCCGTAGTAAGATCCGGCAATCTGCCCGTACACCGCCCCGGTCGTATCGGCGTCATCCCCCAGATTTACCGCCAGCAGCGCCCCCTCTTCAAATGAAGTTGAGTGATGAAATGCCCACAGCGCAGCCTCAAGGGAACGAATGACATAACCGGTTCCTTGTATTTCGGGCGGCTCCTTATGCCGGTAAGATCCCTGAATAATTTCTTCAATTACTGGCGAATAAATTGGCTCGTCTCGGCGCCACTTATGGCAAACGTCAGCCGATAACATCGCTTCTTTGTCCGCTCCCCGCAGACCTGCCACAAGGATTGAAGCAAGCACAGCACAGGCCTCCACACTTTCGGCTGCTCCATGGGTAGTTCGCGAGCTCATCTCGGCGTACATCACCGCCTCTTCTGGACGGTTCGCATAGGCCATAGCAACAGGTGCAAGCCTCATAATAGACCCATTGCCTGCAGTCATGGGGTCAACGGACCCACTGTACGGATCTCCGGTAGCTTCGAAGCGATGCAGTGCTGCTCTCGTCGCACCACCGATATCAAAGCACGTTCCCGTGCTGCTCATATATCCCAGGTGGTACCAATTGGTGTATCGGCGCATTTGATCTGCCGGATCAAAGCCATCTTTTCTCACCATACTCTCGGCCAAGCAAAGCGCCATAGACGTATCGTCCGTCCATTGTCCTGCCTTTAACCCAAATACACCACCGCCTACGATATCCGTTACAGGTTTGAATGTGCCTGGACTGCTAAATTCTACTGTAGTTCCCAAAGCATCACCCACAGCCAGCCCAACCAGGCATCCCAAAAAACGATCCTTGATAAGTGCCATTTTGGTTTTACGCCCCTTTATAATTGTTATAACTAATGCATATTTTCCCATATCACTAGGAAGGAAGAAAATCCGGTAACGCCATTTATTCGTAGCTCAAGGCTTTACAACCGCTATCTGGATTTAATTCAACGAAAACTCCTGCCTCTTGATGGTATATAAGTGGAAATCGCTCCGTATCTACATGTTCCCGCACACCGCTTGAAAGCCGCCATACCTGAAGCGGGACTCCTTTTCCCCATAAGAATAATCGGTCGCCGGAAACGGCCATATCCGCTTGGGGATAGGGAAAAATCCCGTCTTCATTAGGCTTACAATTTAGGGATGGGACCGCAGGAAGCACACGTCGGTACCCAGGCTGGGTCATATCGAATAGGACAACAGCCGGTTCAACTCCTTCTTCTCCCCAATCTTCCTCCTCCAGTAAATCGGCATCCATCTGCCCCCAAACCGCCAATGTATCGGGTCCTGTCCAGCATACCGGCCCATCCCAATCGATCGTTTGCCAAAGATTGCGAGCCGACGGACCATTCTCCGATTCACATGGATTCAACAGCCAATCCGATAACGACCAAGTTCGGACCACTCCAATCAGAGCCCACACCCATCCCGTGTCCGCAATCCATTTTCCCCCTGGTGAATTCAACAGCCTCCCATGAAAATAATCTAGATAGTGCTCATCTCTGCATTCACTGTTATAAACAGGGGTAGGTCTTGCTGTCAAAAGCGTACCTGTTTCTACATCCCTCAGATCAAGCCGGTTCCATTCCGTCCCATGAACAAGGATACATGCACCATCTCGATGAACAAATGCCAGGGGAAACATACTTTTATCATAGTGGTATTCGTCCCGTGATAATTGCAATTTTTCTTGAGCATGGACTAAATCATACACTGCCGCATGCCGTCCAAAACGATTGGATATAGCTACATACTTGCCGTTAGGACTGGTAACCATTTGAACAGGTTGCATGGGATTAAAATCAGGAATACAAATACGTGTGCATAATTCTGCGCTGCCAGAGCGAAGTTCTAGTTTCCACAGTTCTGCTTGTGTGTTCAGTGCCAGCAGGGTTATGCTTTCCTGAGAGTCGCCTTTTACAGGATGAATGGCTGTAAGGCATCCGATAACCGGTGGTAAATCGGGTAAAGAAACGTGATGGAATGGCATCATTAAACCCCTTTTATTCTTGATAAGTAATAATTTATACCCGCATTTGTGAAGCTGGCTTTATCAACAAAAAATCTGATTTCAAGCAATGCAGTCAATACTTTCATAAAAACTCCCGGTTTTTTTCAAATTGGAGACTAACTGCTCTGTTGGAGATTGATGCTCATTTATACAGTCTACCAGCACCTCTAATACCCTATTTTTATTAGAGTTGTAGTTTAGATACTCATGGGCTTAAAGAATTTGTTAAACTAGAAGAGGAGTCCTTACACGAAGTGGGCACATATCAACAACGAAACAATAACAAAACGCTGGATGATGGGAGAAAAAGTATTGTGACAAACATACAAAATAAAAAACAAGTATATATAATCCACGGATACACAGCTTCGCCATCTGATCATTGGTTTCCTTGGTTACAAGACAAACTACAGGAAGATGGGGTATCGGTAGAAATACTGGAGATGCCCAATTCGCAATCCCCCAAACTTAATGAGTGGATCGAGCATCTATTGCTAAATATTAAAGTTCTACATAAAGACACCTATTTTATTGGTCATAGCTTGGGATGTGTATCCATATTAAGGTACCTGCAGCAAGTAATTACCCCGGAACCACTGGGTGGCGTCGTTTTCGTTTCCGGTTTTACCGATCCAGTGCCAAGCCTCCCCTCATTAGATGAATTTACAAATAGTCATTTTGATTATCAGCACATCATGGATTCGCTAAAGGCGCGTACAGCTATTGCTTCAAAGGACGACACGATTGTGCCCTTTGCACTCAGTAAGAAACTAACGGAAGATGTCTCCCGGGACCGTTTTATAACGCTGGTTTTTCATATGCTTCAACCGGTCTAGCCTACGATCATAATCTTTGGGCACAAGTGACGGGTAACGTTGAAGCCAATCGATGATCTCTTCTTTACTATGTAAATTGTTCACATCCAGTGATGGGCAATTTCACGTCAGTTTTGCTGTTCACAGCAGTAACATAACTAATAGGACGATCCCTTCTAATGCCTGCTGAAAAGGTCACACCTTCTGCCTTGATGCTCTAAACACTTGTGTAATTCAGCTTTTTCTCTTTGCTACGAGCCGTTTTAGGCAAAACCAATGCCCGATCACGTGTAAGAATCTCTACATCGGTTTCCCCATAAGCATCCTCAGTGGAAGAAATTCACTTACGAATAACATCCCCATACACACAAATAAAGTATCCTTCTTTAATTTCTACCACGTCCCAATGTTCTTCCAGCGCCTCCAGCCCGAAGTACGGTCGTAACGCGTTCGTTAACCAACTATTCATCTGCTCCTCCAATTCCGAGTACATCTCTATGGACATAGGCTCTATTTTTCCAGAGATTATAACATAAAACGGCATTTAACTCGTTTATTCATACACTGTTCCAGCTTGGACTAGCTCCTCCTGAATCCAGCTACTTCTGGTAGACAGTTGCAGCAAGTCGGCAGCGATCTGCTTGACCTGCTCTTGTAACACATGTGGCTGATCAGTTCCTTCCAGAAAGCGACTCAAAAAATGAAGAAATACATCTACCTTCCTAAGCAGCATCAATACAGGCACCGCATCAATCTCGGCGTGGGACAGATGAACTTGGCGGCAGAAGCCCTGGCAAAAATCCCGGACTGCTTGCATCTCCTCCGGTTGTCCCAAAAATCCCGATAAGATAACCGCTGGTTCCATGACCCGAACGTCTAACGTACAAAATTCAAAATCAAGCAGTGCAGTCACTTGGCTATGATCGGTATCCTTTACTAACAAATTGGAAGCGTTCAAATCCCCATGTACAAGCTGATGCGGCAACTCCTCCAATGCATGAAGCGAATCTGTAATCTCTTCATATACTTTTCCTATCCATCGCAGCTCGTCATGCAAAGTTTTTAGAGGCTCAGGCGGATGAAGGCAAATCTCTCGAACGATCTCCTGGTTACACAATGGATAGGATTGCTGCAGGGCATAATACGGTCGGTAGACTGGAGCTATATCAAGACGGAATGTCGCAAGCACAGCAGATAATTCACCCGTGACCTCGCCAAAAGAATAGGCAAAGCTTGAATCCTGCTCCAGTGGTGATTTGCCTTCTATGTAATCGAACAGACAGACATATTTGCCGCTTTCCTTCTCAAGCTGAGCGAGTGTCTCTCCCGTCACTGTTCGAATTGGTATCGGTACCCTGAATGATAGAGAATGCTTACTCAGTGCCTGCAAAACTGCATGCTCAAATTCAATTTTGTCCCTATCCCTGTGTGTATCGTAGATGCGCAGCACCCCGCTTCGCATACCACCCTTAACAAAATACGTCGTATTATTCCAACCCCCGGTTCGTTTCTGCAACGTTCCGTTCCACTCCGGCCAGTGCCGTCTTAGTATCGCTTCCAAGGATGTATCCTCCCTTTTAAACACCAGCTTATAATTTGCAGCTATTATAACAAATATAGACGCCCAATAGAATTGGACGTCCTTGGATATCCTTCATTTCCTCAACTGCTTGTTTCGGATATTTTGCGGGGTAGCACCATAAGCCATTTTAAATTAAAAATCCCCCAAGAGGGGGGTCCTTGAAATTAGTTTACAGATAATTGTTGACCGACCTATGCCATACGCAAGGCTAGTTGTACCTATTCAACTACTAGTGCCAGCAGAAGTTTATTTATTAAGTCACTTAAGTCTCTGCAGACACCGCCTTATCCATGCCCTGTACAGCAGGGGAAGATTGTTTCAGGGCAAGTACATGAATGTAAAGAAAAACACTTATCACACCCAACAGGAACATTTCCAGCCCGATAATCCAGGACGGAACAAATGCACTGAACGTAACGGATAACGAACCGATCATCATGGCTCCCCGCGTTGTCAATGAATTGATCGCCATATAGGAACCCCGTTTATCAGACGGCATAATATCCGCCAACAATGCTTGTTTTCGCGGAATATAGATTACTTCGCCAATGGATAAAATCAGCATGACAGCGAAGAGGAACCAGGGACTTTTGCCGATTACAATTAATGCATATCCGGCGGCATACAGCAAAATTCCCACCGTTACCGCTTTCGTATCTTTCGTCTTCTTAAAAAGCTTGGCAATCAATGTGCCGAATAAAATAACAGACAGTGTATTAATTATGCTTAAAATACCAAACAAGTTATATCCGTTGATTTTCAATGAGTAGCCAGCTACAGAGAATAACGTTTGATGCCCAATGACTTGAACAAGCCGAATGGGTGTATAATTATTGGATTGCAGTTCAATGGACAGATCCAGCAATGAGGCAAGCAGAAAAAATATAAATACCTTATTGGTTAAGACAACACGGTAATTTGCTGCTGTACTCCGCCAAAAACTTTTTTTTTGAATTTGCGGATCGATTACGGACAGGCTTTCCGAAATGAATAATGCGACAATCAGGAGCGAACAGAAGGAAATGAACGCCAGTGCAATAAACAGTTCCATCCGGAATTGTTCGAATAAGAAGCCGCCTAGTAGGATTCCTATTAGCAGGGACACGTTCCAAAGCCAATAATCAAGTCCGTAAATATACTTCCTCTCTTCGCTACTGCTGGAATCTATAATCAAAGCTGACCCCGCAGGATTCGAAAGTCCTGCACAGATACTGCTTACCAACATACCGATGCATACAAGCAAAGTAGAATAAAAAAACTCGATGCTCCCCACAACCATTGCAATGATGGATGCCAACCGGACATACTCACTGTATACCAATACCTTTTTTCTTCCATACAAGTCCGACATGTATCCGCCATAAAACCCTGCTAGAAAGGAAAGGAAAACATTGGCAGCCAGCAAAATACCCGCCCATTTGACGCCGAATTCCATAGAAAAATAAATCCCCATAAAGGGGAAGATGGAGTTGGTAACCAACTGCGTTAAAAAGCGTTCAACCAATCTTAATTTAACATTGGGATGCAATCGCAGAAATTTCATATTTGCCCCTTTCAAAATCATCCCTTATGATTCTCCTGCATCTGAAGCTTTCTCGGCGTGGAAAAGTTCCAGAATGTCGTAAGCATGCTCGGGAAATTATACAGAAAATGTCCTATGACTGCAGGCAGGACGGATTGGCTTATAACAATGGAATAGGACCAGGCTAGCCCCAACATAAACAAGGTGATATAGGATTTCCAAGAAAACTCTTCACGCGTATCCTTTTGCATATAGTGCGAAAAAGAGAACATTGCGGAAGTTAGAACAAATGCGCCGACGATACCCCAATCTTTCAGCAACCCCACCAGGAACAAGCGGTAAAACCATTCCTCGCATACCGCACTTCCAATTAACGACAGCTCCAATATTACAAAGGTACGAAATGAAATGGCCTGCATAAAGCAATAAATATCTTTATTCAACAAAGCCTTATATTCTGGCCATTGCCATAACAATGCCAACAGAGCCGCGCCAACGGCCACTGCAAACGCAATCCCCCATCCGCCGCCCGTAGCATTATTTAGCGGACGGCTTCCCATAAGCAATGGCGGAATGAGATAGGGCAAGAAAAAGAGAAGACTTCTTATCATATCCGCACAGTAAAAATGCCGGACTTTTCTTCTGATCAACTGCGTGGAATAAAACACGGTCAAAAATATCAAAACTGCAGATACGAGACTGTTTATCACGATAAGGACCTCGGCTTATATCAATCTGGGAAAAGGATGCCTTTTAATCGGGTAAGGATTTATAGCATAAGTAAACTACAGAGCTTTATTATACTTTTTGGCTTGCTTTTGGAGCCGCAACTTTTTGAATTTTAGGCTTTTTGTACATATTGTCACCTCCATTCCGTTCGGCATCCTTTTCCCGGATTGAACAATCATGTGAAAACTGGCATATTCCTATACCACCTCGATAAAATCCACATCCTTCAGCTCTTGAATAAATTCATTTACATCCCCGAGAACTGTTTCTTTATCCGCTTTATACTCTTCGGCTATGGCTGTGGCAACCTCATCAACCGTACGTTCTCCATCCAACAGACTCCAAATCTTATATGCTACTTCATCCAACAAATAAACATCATTATTTTTCACCGCATAGGTCTTGTCATTCAGTATTCGGGTTTGAATAAAAACATTGCGAGCGTATTTCATTTTTTCTCCAGCTCCTTTATGGTTTCATGAATGAGATGTTGGGTTCTGTCATTCAATGTCTGACAATACCGCAAGCATCTCCGGATTAAATCCCGAACGGTATTGTCATCGAAGGCTTCGCTTTGATAAATCAGATAATTATTCAGCAAATCGAAATCGCCTGTCCGGTCGGCATATCGTTTCAGTTTACGGAACAACCACTTGAGCCGTGGATTTGATTCCCCATTAACAGCCAAGAAGGCAGTCAT
Proteins encoded:
- a CDS encoding TerD family protein — translated: MSISLVKGQKIDLTKNNPHLSVLKVGLGWDPMKGRTMDIDASVLLLNENGKLTQKNNLVYFGNKNSPCGAVVHGGDNLTGHGDGDDEVITVSLQQLPPEVHRVIFIVNIFRFFSFGRRKDFSMVNNAYIRILDASQAEEILRYNLTEDYQGMCSIRVGEVYRYGSEWKFGALGEGSTITSLKDLVKTYE
- a CDS encoding RBBP9/YdeN family alpha/beta hydrolase; this encodes MGTYQQRNNNKTLDDGRKSIVTNIQNKKQVYIIHGYTASPSDHWFPWLQDKLQEDGVSVEILEMPNSQSPKLNEWIEHLLLNIKVLHKDTYFIGHSLGCVSILRYLQQVITPEPLGGVVFVSGFTDPVPSLPSLDEFTNSHFDYQHIMDSLKARTAIASKDDTIVPFALSKKLTEDVSRDRFITLVFHMLQPV
- a CDS encoding phosphotransferase codes for the protein MEAILRRHWPEWNGTLQKRTGGWNNTTYFVKGGMRSGVLRIYDTHRDRDKIEFEHAVLQALSKHSLSFRVPIPIRTVTGETLAQLEKESGKYVCLFDYIEGKSPLEQDSSFAYSFGEVTGELSAVLATFRLDIAPVYRPYYALQQSYPLCNQEIVREICLHPPEPLKTLHDELRWIGKVYEEITDSLHALEELPHQLVHGDLNASNLLVKDTDHSQVTALLDFEFCTLDVRVMEPAVILSGFLGQPEEMQAVRDFCQGFCRQVHLSHAEIDAVPVLMLLRKVDVFLHFLSRFLEGTDQPHVLQEQVKQIAADLLQLSTRSSWIQEELVQAGTVYE
- a CDS encoding PqqD family protein, translating into MKYARNVFIQTRILNDKTYAVKNNDVYLLDEVAYKIWSLLDGERTVDEVATAIAEEYKADKETVLGDVNEFIQELKDVDFIEVV
- a CDS encoding MFS transporter: MILKGANMKFLRLHPNVKLRLVERFLTQLVTNSIFPFMGIYFSMEFGVKWAGILLAANVFLSFLAGFYGGYMSDLYGRKKVLVYSEYVRLASIIAMVVGSIEFFYSTLLVCIGMLVSSICAGLSNPAGSALIIDSSSSEERKYIYGLDYWLWNVSLLIGILLGGFLFEQFRMELFIALAFISFCSLLIVALFISESLSVIDPQIQKKSFWRSTAANYRVVLTNKVFIFFLLASLLDLSIELQSNNYTPIRLVQVIGHQTLFSVAGYSLKINGYNLFGILSIINTLSVILFGTLIAKLFKKTKDTKAVTVGILLYAAGYALIVIGKSPWFLFAVMLILSIGEVIYIPRKQALLADIMPSDKRGSYMAINSLTTRGAMMIGSLSVTFSAFVPSWIIGLEMFLLGVISVFLYIHVLALKQSSPAVQGMDKAVSAET
- a CDS encoding CPBP family intramembrane glutamic endopeptidase; the protein is MPYLIPPLLMGSRPLNNATGGGWGIAFAVAVGAALLALLWQWPEYKALLNKDIYCFMQAISFRTFVILELSLIGSAVCEEWFYRLFLVGLLKDWGIVGAFVLTSAMFSFSHYMQKDTREEFSWKSYITLFMLGLAWSYSIVISQSVLPAVIGHFLYNFPSMLTTFWNFSTPRKLQMQENHKG
- a CDS encoding ADP-ribosylglycohydrolase family protein; its protein translation is MALIKDRFLGCLVGLAVGDALGTTVEFSSPGTFKPVTDIVGGGVFGLKAGQWTDDTSMALCLAESMVRKDGFDPADQMRRYTNWYHLGYMSSTGTCFDIGGATRAALHRFEATGDPYSGSVDPMTAGNGSIMRLAPVAMAYANRPEEAVMYAEMSSRTTHGAAESVEACAVLASILVAGLRGADKEAMLSADVCHKWRRDEPIYSPVIEEIIQGSYRHKEPPEIQGTGYVIRSLEAALWAFHHSTSFEEGALLAVNLGDDADTTGAVYGQIAGSYYGLSGIPRRWSEMLSMKETIDELIEALWKKVEKDQTL
- a CDS encoding polyprenyl synthetase family protein; amino-acid sequence: MHRMNEKFINHANTGYQLAEQKAVQYFASLYAQVVDKTYVTALTEDIQMWKRNHIHYASWLSFFSRAKKKPDTRDYHKYIQWLNYTGKLDDYLDRSVSYIYMRDLGKALNSPDTQNRIKRVIADIKKHLIQSTSANEEDQPEFMNLAGVYRWAQKEGIETATIWVINKLRSVSSHIPKEMDAEQAQRKLIKIIIGVILHVMEEMDDNVSPAERARRLDEAIRLGYSYGLTYPFIDDLLDSQVLTVQEKEQYSRMIRAALLTGTVPELGDWNGNHMKLFQFIHAELSDAFEYIKQHQRPDTQQIFFEQSYVFFHAQDIDRVKDLTHANYTNEELYIPVILKSASSRLIVRSVIGAPEDEGFEQRTFFYGIYNQLADDFADMVDDMRDGAVTPYTYYLKYHEQRSDLINPFELYWVVISYLIHNVYDSDAMACEVILDRAMNGLKRYKERVGTEMYNEMMEIFASGNPEFNRLIQQMVRQADDVDFFDKLLRDQMITHLKNDSKEKEDFFNTITTVRHQINNQLKITKPHGIPAMKEQLIDAANYSLEGDGKRIRPILTWVMGVNEYGLDASAIVPLLRSLEYMHTASLIFDDLPSQDNASTRRGRQTLHQVHNSATAELTGLYLIQKAIGEQSSLDQFNAETVLALILYSAQKAEDMCMGQAMDLDAKGKELTLEQLNMVCFYKTGVAFEACLVMPAMLAQVKEPEIAALKKFAYHAGIAFQIKDDLLDVEGDQLLLGKPIGQDSENNHSNFVSILGQEGASKEMWEHYCLAMEALKEVPRNIAFLKHLMNYMVNRDY